The genomic DNA CGAGCGGCTCGCGACCGACAAGCCGAAGACCGGCGTGTTCCTCGAGCGCTACGCGATCAACCCGCTGAACGGCGAGCGGCTGCCGATCTGGGCGAGCGATTACGTGCTCGCCGACTACGGTCACGGCGCGATCATGGCGGTGCCCGCACATGACCAGCGCGACCTCGACTTCGCCCGTGCGTTCGGCCTGCCGGTGCGCGTCGTGGTCGACGTGAACCAGCCGGTCACCGGCGTCATCCCGGTCATCCCGACCGACGACGAGGGCAACCCGGTGCTGCCCGACGACCTGCCGCCGCTCGATCCGGCGTCGACGGGCACCGCGCTCACCGGCGACGGCCGGCTGATCAACTCGGGCCCGCTCGACGGGCTGTCGAAGTCGCGTGCGATCCACCGCGCCATCGAGATCCTCGGCGAGCGCGGCACCGGCCGGGCGGCGAAGAACTACCGCCTGCGCGACTGGCTGATCTCGCGGCAGCGGTTCTGGGGCACGCCGATCCCGATCATCCACTGCCCCGACTGCGGCGAGGTGCCGGTGCCCGAGGCCGACCTGCCGGTGCGGCTGCCCGAGGCGAAGGGCCTCGACCTGGCGCCGAAGGGCTCGAGCCCGCTCGGCGCAGCCGAAGACTGGGTGAACGTCGCCTGCCCGACGTGCGGCGGCCCGGCCAAGCGCGACTCCGACACCATGGACACCTTCGTCGACAGCTCGTGGTACTACCTGCGGTACCTGAACGCGAACGACGACACCCGGGCGTTCGACCCGGCCGAGGCCGAGAAGTGGGCGCCCGTCGACCAGTACGTCGGCGGCGTCGAGCACGCGATCCTGCACCTGCTGTACTCGCGGTTCGTGACGAAGGTGCTGTTCGACCTCGGATACCTCAGCTTCACCGAGCCGTTCACGTCGCTGCTCAACCAGGGCATGGTGCTCATGGACGGCTCGAAGATGTCGAAGTCGAAGGGCAACCTCGTCGAGTTCGCCGCCGAGCTGAACCAGCACGGCACCGATGCGCTTCGGGTCACCCTCGCGTTCGCGGGCCCGCCCGAGGACGACATCGACTGGGCGGACGTCTCGCCGGTCGGGTCGGCGAAGTTCCTGGCGCGGGCGTGGCGCATCGCCGGCGAGGTCACCTCGAGCCCTCAGGTGGAGTGGAAGTCGGGCGATCGCGCGCTGCGCCGCGCCACGCACCGGCTGCTGGCGGATGCCCCGGGGCTGATCGAGTCGTTCAAGTTCAACGTCGTCGTGGCCCGGCTCATGGAACTCGTGAACGCGACCCGCAAGGCGATCGACCAGGGGCCCGGCGCGGGCGACGCGGCCGTGCGCGAGGCCGCGGAAGTCACCGCGATGGTGCTCGACCTGTTCGCGCCGTACACCGCGGCCGACATGTGGCAGCGGCTCGGCTACGACACTCCGGTGGCCCTCGTGCCGTGGCGCAAGGCCGACCCGGCGCTGCTCGTCGAAGACCAGGTGACCGCGATCGTGCAGGTCGACGGCAAGGTGCGCGACCGGCTCGAGGTGTCGCCGAAGATCTCGGCCGACGAGCTCGAGTCGCTGGCTCGCGGGTCGGCGGCGGTCGCCCGCGCGCTGGGCGAGCGCGAGATCGCGAACGTGATCGTGCGCGCGCCGAAGCTGGTCAACATCGCCACGCGTCGGTAGCGCGGGGCGTTCGGGTCGGGTCGATCGGATGCCGCGCCCGAGTGCTCCTCGACAGGCGCCG from Agromyces larvae includes the following:
- the leuS gene encoding leucine--tRNA ligase, with amino-acid sequence MATEHDPAQTADAGTYDFAALEAKWLPVWEAQELFRSGRPGDTRPRKYVLDMFPYPSGDLHMGHAEAFGFGDVSARYWRHQGFDVLHPIGWDSFGLPAENAAIKRGADPREWTYTNIAQQKASFRRYAPSFDWSRELHTSDPEYYRWNQWLFLKLYEQGIAYRKDGKVNWCPVDQTVLANEQVIDGHCERCGAVVVKKDLTQWYFRVTDYADRLVDDLNQLEGAWPQKVLSMQRNWIGRSSGADVDFEIEGRDERVTVFTTRPDTLYGATFMVVAVDSPLAAELAGGASDEVQRRFADYLAEVGAETDIERLATDKPKTGVFLERYAINPLNGERLPIWASDYVLADYGHGAIMAVPAHDQRDLDFARAFGLPVRVVVDVNQPVTGVIPVIPTDDEGNPVLPDDLPPLDPASTGTALTGDGRLINSGPLDGLSKSRAIHRAIEILGERGTGRAAKNYRLRDWLISRQRFWGTPIPIIHCPDCGEVPVPEADLPVRLPEAKGLDLAPKGSSPLGAAEDWVNVACPTCGGPAKRDSDTMDTFVDSSWYYLRYLNANDDTRAFDPAEAEKWAPVDQYVGGVEHAILHLLYSRFVTKVLFDLGYLSFTEPFTSLLNQGMVLMDGSKMSKSKGNLVEFAAELNQHGTDALRVTLAFAGPPEDDIDWADVSPVGSAKFLARAWRIAGEVTSSPQVEWKSGDRALRRATHRLLADAPGLIESFKFNVVVARLMELVNATRKAIDQGPGAGDAAVREAAEVTAMVLDLFAPYTAADMWQRLGYDTPVALVPWRKADPALLVEDQVTAIVQVDGKVRDRLEVSPKISADELESLARGSAAVARALGEREIANVIVRAPKLVNIATRR